A region of Saimiri boliviensis isolate mSaiBol1 chromosome 8, mSaiBol1.pri, whole genome shotgun sequence DNA encodes the following proteins:
- the SEMA3G gene encoding semaphorin-3G isoform X2: MAPSAWAFCWLLGGLLPHGGSSSPSLGLSVPRLRLSYEDLLSANRSAVFLGPRGSLNLQAMYLDEYRERLFLGGLDAVYSLRLNQAWPDPQEVLWPPQPGQREECARSGKDPLTECANFVRVLQPHNRTHLLACGTGAFQPVCTLISVGYRGEHVLHLEPGSVESGRGRCPYDPNHPFASTFVGREQYTGLTVDFLGQEPTIFRSGGPRPALSSNPDQSLLHDPRFVMAARIPENSDHDNDKVYFFFTETVPSLDGDSSHVTNDVGGQRVLVNRWSTFLKARLVCSVPGPGSAETHFDQLEDVFLLWPKPGKSLEVYALFSTISAVFQGFAICVYHMADIWEVFNGPFAHQDGPQYQWRPYEGKVPFPRPGVCPSKMTSRPGRSFGSTRDYPDEVLRFTRAHPVMFRPVRPRLGRPVLVKTHLAQKLHQIAVDRVEAEDGSYDVIFLGTDSGSVLKVIALQEGASAKPEEVVLEELQVFKVPTPITEMEISVKRQMLYVVSRLGVAQLRLHQCETYGTACVECCLARDPYCAWDGASCTHYHPNLGKRRSRRQDIRHGNPALQCLDQSQEEEAVGLVAATTVYGTEHNSTFLECLPKFPQAAVRWLLQRPGDEGPDQVKTDERVLHTERGLLFRRLSRFDTGIYTCTSLEHGFSQTVVRLALVVIVASQLDSLFPPEPRPEEPPARGGLASAPPKAWYKDILQLTSFANLPQVDEYCGRVWCRGTVECSGSFRSRSQGKQAKGKSWAKLELGKRLKSRVQAEHNRTPREVEAT; this comes from the exons ATGGCCCCCTCGGCCTGGGCCTTCTGCTGGCTGCTGGGGGGTCTCCTGCCCCATGGGGgtagctccagccccagcctgggcctcagcGTGCCCCGCCTGCGGCTCTCCTACGAAG ACCTCCTTTCTGCCAACCGTTCTGCCGTCTTTCTGGGCCCCCGGGGCTCCCTGAACCTCCAGGCCATGTACCTAGATGAGTACCGGGAACGCCTCTTTCTGGGGGGCCTGGACGCCGTCTACTCTCTGCGGCTGAACCAGGCATGGCCAGACCCCCAGGAG GTCCTGTGGCCACCGCAGCCAGGACAGAGGGAGGAGTGTGCTCGCAGTGGAAAAGATCCCCTG ACAGAGTGTGCCAACTTCGTGCGGGTGCTGCAGCCTCACAACCGGACCCACCTGCTGGCCTGTGGCACCGGAGCCTTCCAGCCCGTCTGCACCCTCATCTCAGTGGGTTACCGTGGGGAG CATGTGCTCCACCTAGAGCCGGGCAGTGTGGAAAGTGGCCGGGGCCGATGCCCTTACGACCCCAACCATCCCTTCGCCAGCACCTTCGTAG GCAGGGAGCAGTACACGGGTCTCACCGTTGACTTCCTGGGGCAAGAGCCCACGATCTTCCGAAGTGGCGGTCCTCGGCCGGCCCTGAGTTCCAACCCTGACCAGAGCCTCTTGCACG ATCCCCGGTTTGTGATGGCTGCCCGGATCCCTGAGAACTCTGACCACGACAATGACAAGGTGTACTTCTTCTTCACGGAGACTGTCCCCTCGCTCGATGGTGACTCAAGCCACGTCACT AATGACGTCGGGGGCCAGCGGGTGCTGGTGAACAGATGGAGCACTTTCCtgaaggccaggctggtctgctcGGTGCCTGGCCCTGGCAGTGCCGAGACCCACTTTGACCAGCTGG AGGACGTGTTCCTGCTGTGGCCCAAGCCTGGGAAGAGCCTCGAGGTGTATGCGCTGTTCAGCACCATCAG TGCCGTGTTCCAGGGCTTCGCCATCTGTGTGTACCACATGGCAGACATCTGGGAGGTCTTCAACGGGCCCTTTGCCCACCAAGATGGACCTCAATACCAGTGGAGGCCCTATGAGGGCAAGGTGCCCTTTCCCCGCCCCGGCGTG TGCCCCAGCAAGATGACCTCGCGACCAGGACGGTCTTTTGGCAGCACCAGGGACTACCCGGATGAGGTGCTGCGGTTCACCCGGGCCCACCCCGTCATGTTCCGGCCTGTGCGGCCTCGGCTTGGCCGCCCTGTCCTTGTCAAGACCCACCTGGCCCAGAAGCTGCATCAGATTGCGGTGGACCGCGTGGAGGCAGAGGATGGAAGCTATGATGTCATCTTCCTGGGGACTG ACTCAGGCTCCGTGCTCAAAGTCATTGCCCTCCAGGAAGGGGCCTCAGCTAAACCTGAGGAGGTGGTTCTGGAGGAGCTCCAGGTGTTTAAG GTGCCAACACCCATCACTGAAATGGAGATCTCTGTCAAAAGG caAATGCTCTACGTGGTCTCTCGGCTGGGCGTGGCCCAGCTGCGGCTGCACCAGTGTGAGACTTATGGCACTGCCTGTGTGGAGTGCTGCCTGGCCCGGGACCCATATTGTGCCTGGGACGGTGCCTCCTGTACCCACTACCACCCTAACCTTGGCAAGCGCCGGTCCCGCCGCCAGGACATCCGACACGGTAACCCTGCCCTGCAGTGCCTGGACCAGAGCCAGGAAG AGGAGGCGGTGGGACTTGTGGCAGCCACCACGGTCTACGGCACGGAGCACAACAGCACCTTCCTGGAGTGCTTGCCCAAGTTTCCCCAGGCTGCTGTGCGCTGGCTCTTGCAGAGGCCGGGGGATGAGGGGCCTGACCAG GTAAAGACGGATGAGCGAGTCTTGCACACGGAGCGGGGGCTGCTGTTCCGCAGGCTCAGCCGTTTCGATACGGGCATCTACACCTGCACCAGTCTGGAGCATGGCTTCTCCCAGACTGTGGTCCGCCTGGCTCTGGTGGTGATTGTGGCCTCACAGCTAGACAGCCTATTCCCTCCGGAGCCAAGGCCAGAGGAGCCCCCAGCCCGTGGAGGCCTGGCCTCTGCCCCACCCAAGGCCTGGTACAAGGACATCCTGCAGCTCACCAGCTTCGCCAACCTGCCCCAGGTGGATGAGTACTGTGGGCGTGTGTGGTGCAGGGGCACTGTGGAATGCTCGGGGTCCTTCCGGAGCCGGAGCCAGGGCAAGCAGGCCAAGGGCAAGAGCTGGGCAAAGCTGGAGCTGGGCAAGAGGTTGAAGAGCCGGGTGCAGGCTGAGCACAATCGGAcgccccgggaggtggaggccacGTAG
- the SEMA3G gene encoding semaphorin-3G isoform X4: MYLDEYRERLFLGGLDAVYSLRLNQAWPDPQEVLWPPQPGQREECARSGKDPLTECANFVRVLQPHNRTHLLACGTGAFQPVCTLISVGYRGEHVLHLEPGSVESGRGRCPYDPNHPFASTFVGREQYTGLTVDFLGQEPTIFRSGGPRPALSSNPDQSLLHDPRFVMAARIPENSDHDNDKVYFFFTETVPSLDGDSSHVTVSRVGRVCVNDVGGQRVLVNRWSTFLKARLVCSVPGPGSAETHFDQLEDVFLLWPKPGKSLEVYALFSTISAVFQGFAICVYHMADIWEVFNGPFAHQDGPQYQWRPYEGKVPFPRPGVCPSKMTSRPGRSFGSTRDYPDEVLRFTRAHPVMFRPVRPRLGRPVLVKTHLAQKLHQIAVDRVEAEDGSYDVIFLGTDSGSVLKVIALQEGASAKPEEVVLEELQVFKVPTPITEMEISVKRQMLYVVSRLGVAQLRLHQCETYGTACVECCLARDPYCAWDGASCTHYHPNLGKRRSRRQDIRHGNPALQCLDQSQEEEAVGLVAATTVYGTEHNSTFLECLPKFPQAAVRWLLQRPGDEGPDQVKTDERVLHTERGLLFRRLSRFDTGIYTCTSLEHGFSQTVVRLALVVIVASQLDSLFPPEPRPEEPPARGGLASAPPKAWYKDILQLTSFANLPQVDEYCGRVWCRGTVECSGSFRSRSQGKQAKGKSWAKLELGKRLKSRVQAEHNRTPREVEAT; the protein is encoded by the exons ATGTACCTAGATGAGTACCGGGAACGCCTCTTTCTGGGGGGCCTGGACGCCGTCTACTCTCTGCGGCTGAACCAGGCATGGCCAGACCCCCAGGAG GTCCTGTGGCCACCGCAGCCAGGACAGAGGGAGGAGTGTGCTCGCAGTGGAAAAGATCCCCTG ACAGAGTGTGCCAACTTCGTGCGGGTGCTGCAGCCTCACAACCGGACCCACCTGCTGGCCTGTGGCACCGGAGCCTTCCAGCCCGTCTGCACCCTCATCTCAGTGGGTTACCGTGGGGAG CATGTGCTCCACCTAGAGCCGGGCAGTGTGGAAAGTGGCCGGGGCCGATGCCCTTACGACCCCAACCATCCCTTCGCCAGCACCTTCGTAG GCAGGGAGCAGTACACGGGTCTCACCGTTGACTTCCTGGGGCAAGAGCCCACGATCTTCCGAAGTGGCGGTCCTCGGCCGGCCCTGAGTTCCAACCCTGACCAGAGCCTCTTGCACG ATCCCCGGTTTGTGATGGCTGCCCGGATCCCTGAGAACTCTGACCACGACAATGACAAGGTGTACTTCTTCTTCACGGAGACTGTCCCCTCGCTCGATGGTGACTCAAGCCACGTCACTGTGAGCCGCGTGGGCCGCGTCTGCGTG AATGACGTCGGGGGCCAGCGGGTGCTGGTGAACAGATGGAGCACTTTCCtgaaggccaggctggtctgctcGGTGCCTGGCCCTGGCAGTGCCGAGACCCACTTTGACCAGCTGG AGGACGTGTTCCTGCTGTGGCCCAAGCCTGGGAAGAGCCTCGAGGTGTATGCGCTGTTCAGCACCATCAG TGCCGTGTTCCAGGGCTTCGCCATCTGTGTGTACCACATGGCAGACATCTGGGAGGTCTTCAACGGGCCCTTTGCCCACCAAGATGGACCTCAATACCAGTGGAGGCCCTATGAGGGCAAGGTGCCCTTTCCCCGCCCCGGCGTG TGCCCCAGCAAGATGACCTCGCGACCAGGACGGTCTTTTGGCAGCACCAGGGACTACCCGGATGAGGTGCTGCGGTTCACCCGGGCCCACCCCGTCATGTTCCGGCCTGTGCGGCCTCGGCTTGGCCGCCCTGTCCTTGTCAAGACCCACCTGGCCCAGAAGCTGCATCAGATTGCGGTGGACCGCGTGGAGGCAGAGGATGGAAGCTATGATGTCATCTTCCTGGGGACTG ACTCAGGCTCCGTGCTCAAAGTCATTGCCCTCCAGGAAGGGGCCTCAGCTAAACCTGAGGAGGTGGTTCTGGAGGAGCTCCAGGTGTTTAAG GTGCCAACACCCATCACTGAAATGGAGATCTCTGTCAAAAGG caAATGCTCTACGTGGTCTCTCGGCTGGGCGTGGCCCAGCTGCGGCTGCACCAGTGTGAGACTTATGGCACTGCCTGTGTGGAGTGCTGCCTGGCCCGGGACCCATATTGTGCCTGGGACGGTGCCTCCTGTACCCACTACCACCCTAACCTTGGCAAGCGCCGGTCCCGCCGCCAGGACATCCGACACGGTAACCCTGCCCTGCAGTGCCTGGACCAGAGCCAGGAAG AGGAGGCGGTGGGACTTGTGGCAGCCACCACGGTCTACGGCACGGAGCACAACAGCACCTTCCTGGAGTGCTTGCCCAAGTTTCCCCAGGCTGCTGTGCGCTGGCTCTTGCAGAGGCCGGGGGATGAGGGGCCTGACCAG GTAAAGACGGATGAGCGAGTCTTGCACACGGAGCGGGGGCTGCTGTTCCGCAGGCTCAGCCGTTTCGATACGGGCATCTACACCTGCACCAGTCTGGAGCATGGCTTCTCCCAGACTGTGGTCCGCCTGGCTCTGGTGGTGATTGTGGCCTCACAGCTAGACAGCCTATTCCCTCCGGAGCCAAGGCCAGAGGAGCCCCCAGCCCGTGGAGGCCTGGCCTCTGCCCCACCCAAGGCCTGGTACAAGGACATCCTGCAGCTCACCAGCTTCGCCAACCTGCCCCAGGTGGATGAGTACTGTGGGCGTGTGTGGTGCAGGGGCACTGTGGAATGCTCGGGGTCCTTCCGGAGCCGGAGCCAGGGCAAGCAGGCCAAGGGCAAGAGCTGGGCAAAGCTGGAGCTGGGCAAGAGGTTGAAGAGCCGGGTGCAGGCTGAGCACAATCGGAcgccccgggaggtggaggccacGTAG
- the SEMA3G gene encoding semaphorin-3G isoform X3: protein MAPSAWAFCWLLGGLLPHGGSSSPSLGLSVPRLRLSYEDLLSANRSAVFLGPRGSLNLQAMYLDEYRERLFLGGLDAVYSLRLNQAWPDPQETECANFVRVLQPHNRTHLLACGTGAFQPVCTLISVGYRGEHVLHLEPGSVESGRGRCPYDPNHPFASTFVGREQYTGLTVDFLGQEPTIFRSGGPRPALSSNPDQSLLHDPRFVMAARIPENSDHDNDKVYFFFTETVPSLDGDSSHVTVSRVGRVCVNDVGGQRVLVNRWSTFLKARLVCSVPGPGSAETHFDQLEDVFLLWPKPGKSLEVYALFSTISAVFQGFAICVYHMADIWEVFNGPFAHQDGPQYQWRPYEGKVPFPRPGVCPSKMTSRPGRSFGSTRDYPDEVLRFTRAHPVMFRPVRPRLGRPVLVKTHLAQKLHQIAVDRVEAEDGSYDVIFLGTDSGSVLKVIALQEGASAKPEEVVLEELQVFKVPTPITEMEISVKRQMLYVVSRLGVAQLRLHQCETYGTACVECCLARDPYCAWDGASCTHYHPNLGKRRSRRQDIRHGNPALQCLDQSQEEEAVGLVAATTVYGTEHNSTFLECLPKFPQAAVRWLLQRPGDEGPDQVKTDERVLHTERGLLFRRLSRFDTGIYTCTSLEHGFSQTVVRLALVVIVASQLDSLFPPEPRPEEPPARGGLASAPPKAWYKDILQLTSFANLPQVDEYCGRVWCRGTVECSGSFRSRSQGKQAKGKSWAKLELGKRLKSRVQAEHNRTPREVEAT from the exons ATGGCCCCCTCGGCCTGGGCCTTCTGCTGGCTGCTGGGGGGTCTCCTGCCCCATGGGGgtagctccagccccagcctgggcctcagcGTGCCCCGCCTGCGGCTCTCCTACGAAG ACCTCCTTTCTGCCAACCGTTCTGCCGTCTTTCTGGGCCCCCGGGGCTCCCTGAACCTCCAGGCCATGTACCTAGATGAGTACCGGGAACGCCTCTTTCTGGGGGGCCTGGACGCCGTCTACTCTCTGCGGCTGAACCAGGCATGGCCAGACCCCCAGGAG ACAGAGTGTGCCAACTTCGTGCGGGTGCTGCAGCCTCACAACCGGACCCACCTGCTGGCCTGTGGCACCGGAGCCTTCCAGCCCGTCTGCACCCTCATCTCAGTGGGTTACCGTGGGGAG CATGTGCTCCACCTAGAGCCGGGCAGTGTGGAAAGTGGCCGGGGCCGATGCCCTTACGACCCCAACCATCCCTTCGCCAGCACCTTCGTAG GCAGGGAGCAGTACACGGGTCTCACCGTTGACTTCCTGGGGCAAGAGCCCACGATCTTCCGAAGTGGCGGTCCTCGGCCGGCCCTGAGTTCCAACCCTGACCAGAGCCTCTTGCACG ATCCCCGGTTTGTGATGGCTGCCCGGATCCCTGAGAACTCTGACCACGACAATGACAAGGTGTACTTCTTCTTCACGGAGACTGTCCCCTCGCTCGATGGTGACTCAAGCCACGTCACTGTGAGCCGCGTGGGCCGCGTCTGCGTG AATGACGTCGGGGGCCAGCGGGTGCTGGTGAACAGATGGAGCACTTTCCtgaaggccaggctggtctgctcGGTGCCTGGCCCTGGCAGTGCCGAGACCCACTTTGACCAGCTGG AGGACGTGTTCCTGCTGTGGCCCAAGCCTGGGAAGAGCCTCGAGGTGTATGCGCTGTTCAGCACCATCAG TGCCGTGTTCCAGGGCTTCGCCATCTGTGTGTACCACATGGCAGACATCTGGGAGGTCTTCAACGGGCCCTTTGCCCACCAAGATGGACCTCAATACCAGTGGAGGCCCTATGAGGGCAAGGTGCCCTTTCCCCGCCCCGGCGTG TGCCCCAGCAAGATGACCTCGCGACCAGGACGGTCTTTTGGCAGCACCAGGGACTACCCGGATGAGGTGCTGCGGTTCACCCGGGCCCACCCCGTCATGTTCCGGCCTGTGCGGCCTCGGCTTGGCCGCCCTGTCCTTGTCAAGACCCACCTGGCCCAGAAGCTGCATCAGATTGCGGTGGACCGCGTGGAGGCAGAGGATGGAAGCTATGATGTCATCTTCCTGGGGACTG ACTCAGGCTCCGTGCTCAAAGTCATTGCCCTCCAGGAAGGGGCCTCAGCTAAACCTGAGGAGGTGGTTCTGGAGGAGCTCCAGGTGTTTAAG GTGCCAACACCCATCACTGAAATGGAGATCTCTGTCAAAAGG caAATGCTCTACGTGGTCTCTCGGCTGGGCGTGGCCCAGCTGCGGCTGCACCAGTGTGAGACTTATGGCACTGCCTGTGTGGAGTGCTGCCTGGCCCGGGACCCATATTGTGCCTGGGACGGTGCCTCCTGTACCCACTACCACCCTAACCTTGGCAAGCGCCGGTCCCGCCGCCAGGACATCCGACACGGTAACCCTGCCCTGCAGTGCCTGGACCAGAGCCAGGAAG AGGAGGCGGTGGGACTTGTGGCAGCCACCACGGTCTACGGCACGGAGCACAACAGCACCTTCCTGGAGTGCTTGCCCAAGTTTCCCCAGGCTGCTGTGCGCTGGCTCTTGCAGAGGCCGGGGGATGAGGGGCCTGACCAG GTAAAGACGGATGAGCGAGTCTTGCACACGGAGCGGGGGCTGCTGTTCCGCAGGCTCAGCCGTTTCGATACGGGCATCTACACCTGCACCAGTCTGGAGCATGGCTTCTCCCAGACTGTGGTCCGCCTGGCTCTGGTGGTGATTGTGGCCTCACAGCTAGACAGCCTATTCCCTCCGGAGCCAAGGCCAGAGGAGCCCCCAGCCCGTGGAGGCCTGGCCTCTGCCCCACCCAAGGCCTGGTACAAGGACATCCTGCAGCTCACCAGCTTCGCCAACCTGCCCCAGGTGGATGAGTACTGTGGGCGTGTGTGGTGCAGGGGCACTGTGGAATGCTCGGGGTCCTTCCGGAGCCGGAGCCAGGGCAAGCAGGCCAAGGGCAAGAGCTGGGCAAAGCTGGAGCTGGGCAAGAGGTTGAAGAGCCGGGTGCAGGCTGAGCACAATCGGAcgccccgggaggtggaggccacGTAG
- the TNNC1 gene encoding troponin C, slow skeletal and cardiac muscles — translation MDDIYKAAVEQLTEEQKNEFKAAFDIFVLGAEDGCISTKELGKVMRMLGQNPTPEELQEMIDEVDEDGSGTVDFDEFLVMMVRCMKDDSKGKSEEELSDLFRMFDKNADGYIDLEELKMMLQATGETITEDDIEELMKDGDKNNDGRIDYDEFLEFMKGVE, via the exons ATGGATGACATCTACAAGGCTGCG GTAGAGCAgctgacagaagagcagaaaaatg AATTCAAGGCAGCCTTCGACATCTTCGTGCTGGGCGCTGAGGATGGCTGCATCAGCACCAAGGAGCTGGGCAAGGTGATGAGGATGCTGGGCCAGAACCCCACCCCTGAGGAGCTGCAGGAGATGATCGACGAGGTGGACGAGGATG GCAGCGGCACAGTGGACTTTGATGAGTTCCTGGTCATGATGGTTCGGTGCATGAAGGACGACAGCAAAGGGAAATCTGAGGAGGAGCTCTCTGACCTCTTCCGCATGTTTGACAA AAACGCTGATGGCTACATTGACCTGGAGGAACTGAAGATGATGCTGCAGGCGACAGGCGAGACCATCACGGAGGACGACATTGAGGAGCTCATGAAGGATGGAGACAAGAACAATGACGGCCGCATCGACTATGACG AGTTCCTGGAGTTCATGAAGGGTGTGGAGTAG
- the SEMA3G gene encoding semaphorin-3G isoform X1, translating into MAPSAWAFCWLLGGLLPHGGSSSPSLGLSVPRLRLSYEDLLSANRSAVFLGPRGSLNLQAMYLDEYRERLFLGGLDAVYSLRLNQAWPDPQEVLWPPQPGQREECARSGKDPLTECANFVRVLQPHNRTHLLACGTGAFQPVCTLISVGYRGEHVLHLEPGSVESGRGRCPYDPNHPFASTFVGREQYTGLTVDFLGQEPTIFRSGGPRPALSSNPDQSLLHDPRFVMAARIPENSDHDNDKVYFFFTETVPSLDGDSSHVTVSRVGRVCVNDVGGQRVLVNRWSTFLKARLVCSVPGPGSAETHFDQLEDVFLLWPKPGKSLEVYALFSTISAVFQGFAICVYHMADIWEVFNGPFAHQDGPQYQWRPYEGKVPFPRPGVCPSKMTSRPGRSFGSTRDYPDEVLRFTRAHPVMFRPVRPRLGRPVLVKTHLAQKLHQIAVDRVEAEDGSYDVIFLGTDSGSVLKVIALQEGASAKPEEVVLEELQVFKVPTPITEMEISVKRQMLYVVSRLGVAQLRLHQCETYGTACVECCLARDPYCAWDGASCTHYHPNLGKRRSRRQDIRHGNPALQCLDQSQEEEAVGLVAATTVYGTEHNSTFLECLPKFPQAAVRWLLQRPGDEGPDQVKTDERVLHTERGLLFRRLSRFDTGIYTCTSLEHGFSQTVVRLALVVIVASQLDSLFPPEPRPEEPPARGGLASAPPKAWYKDILQLTSFANLPQVDEYCGRVWCRGTVECSGSFRSRSQGKQAKGKSWAKLELGKRLKSRVQAEHNRTPREVEAT; encoded by the exons ATGGCCCCCTCGGCCTGGGCCTTCTGCTGGCTGCTGGGGGGTCTCCTGCCCCATGGGGgtagctccagccccagcctgggcctcagcGTGCCCCGCCTGCGGCTCTCCTACGAAG ACCTCCTTTCTGCCAACCGTTCTGCCGTCTTTCTGGGCCCCCGGGGCTCCCTGAACCTCCAGGCCATGTACCTAGATGAGTACCGGGAACGCCTCTTTCTGGGGGGCCTGGACGCCGTCTACTCTCTGCGGCTGAACCAGGCATGGCCAGACCCCCAGGAG GTCCTGTGGCCACCGCAGCCAGGACAGAGGGAGGAGTGTGCTCGCAGTGGAAAAGATCCCCTG ACAGAGTGTGCCAACTTCGTGCGGGTGCTGCAGCCTCACAACCGGACCCACCTGCTGGCCTGTGGCACCGGAGCCTTCCAGCCCGTCTGCACCCTCATCTCAGTGGGTTACCGTGGGGAG CATGTGCTCCACCTAGAGCCGGGCAGTGTGGAAAGTGGCCGGGGCCGATGCCCTTACGACCCCAACCATCCCTTCGCCAGCACCTTCGTAG GCAGGGAGCAGTACACGGGTCTCACCGTTGACTTCCTGGGGCAAGAGCCCACGATCTTCCGAAGTGGCGGTCCTCGGCCGGCCCTGAGTTCCAACCCTGACCAGAGCCTCTTGCACG ATCCCCGGTTTGTGATGGCTGCCCGGATCCCTGAGAACTCTGACCACGACAATGACAAGGTGTACTTCTTCTTCACGGAGACTGTCCCCTCGCTCGATGGTGACTCAAGCCACGTCACTGTGAGCCGCGTGGGCCGCGTCTGCGTG AATGACGTCGGGGGCCAGCGGGTGCTGGTGAACAGATGGAGCACTTTCCtgaaggccaggctggtctgctcGGTGCCTGGCCCTGGCAGTGCCGAGACCCACTTTGACCAGCTGG AGGACGTGTTCCTGCTGTGGCCCAAGCCTGGGAAGAGCCTCGAGGTGTATGCGCTGTTCAGCACCATCAG TGCCGTGTTCCAGGGCTTCGCCATCTGTGTGTACCACATGGCAGACATCTGGGAGGTCTTCAACGGGCCCTTTGCCCACCAAGATGGACCTCAATACCAGTGGAGGCCCTATGAGGGCAAGGTGCCCTTTCCCCGCCCCGGCGTG TGCCCCAGCAAGATGACCTCGCGACCAGGACGGTCTTTTGGCAGCACCAGGGACTACCCGGATGAGGTGCTGCGGTTCACCCGGGCCCACCCCGTCATGTTCCGGCCTGTGCGGCCTCGGCTTGGCCGCCCTGTCCTTGTCAAGACCCACCTGGCCCAGAAGCTGCATCAGATTGCGGTGGACCGCGTGGAGGCAGAGGATGGAAGCTATGATGTCATCTTCCTGGGGACTG ACTCAGGCTCCGTGCTCAAAGTCATTGCCCTCCAGGAAGGGGCCTCAGCTAAACCTGAGGAGGTGGTTCTGGAGGAGCTCCAGGTGTTTAAG GTGCCAACACCCATCACTGAAATGGAGATCTCTGTCAAAAGG caAATGCTCTACGTGGTCTCTCGGCTGGGCGTGGCCCAGCTGCGGCTGCACCAGTGTGAGACTTATGGCACTGCCTGTGTGGAGTGCTGCCTGGCCCGGGACCCATATTGTGCCTGGGACGGTGCCTCCTGTACCCACTACCACCCTAACCTTGGCAAGCGCCGGTCCCGCCGCCAGGACATCCGACACGGTAACCCTGCCCTGCAGTGCCTGGACCAGAGCCAGGAAG AGGAGGCGGTGGGACTTGTGGCAGCCACCACGGTCTACGGCACGGAGCACAACAGCACCTTCCTGGAGTGCTTGCCCAAGTTTCCCCAGGCTGCTGTGCGCTGGCTCTTGCAGAGGCCGGGGGATGAGGGGCCTGACCAG GTAAAGACGGATGAGCGAGTCTTGCACACGGAGCGGGGGCTGCTGTTCCGCAGGCTCAGCCGTTTCGATACGGGCATCTACACCTGCACCAGTCTGGAGCATGGCTTCTCCCAGACTGTGGTCCGCCTGGCTCTGGTGGTGATTGTGGCCTCACAGCTAGACAGCCTATTCCCTCCGGAGCCAAGGCCAGAGGAGCCCCCAGCCCGTGGAGGCCTGGCCTCTGCCCCACCCAAGGCCTGGTACAAGGACATCCTGCAGCTCACCAGCTTCGCCAACCTGCCCCAGGTGGATGAGTACTGTGGGCGTGTGTGGTGCAGGGGCACTGTGGAATGCTCGGGGTCCTTCCGGAGCCGGAGCCAGGGCAAGCAGGCCAAGGGCAAGAGCTGGGCAAAGCTGGAGCTGGGCAAGAGGTTGAAGAGCCGGGTGCAGGCTGAGCACAATCGGAcgccccgggaggtggaggccacGTAG